GACGCCTACGCCCTGGCCTGGGTGGCCGACCAGGACACTCCCACCGGCGAGTTGGGCGCCGACAAGCCGGTGGCGGGCAGGTCCGGGATCGACCGGCCCGGTGCTGATCTCACCCGGATCACCGTGCACGAGGTCACTCACGGTCGGCAGGAGACGCTGCGCCGCTGGCTTCAACTGGACGACGGCCGACGGCAGCTGGCGATCGTCTCCGCCGATGCCGAGGGCTTGCGCGAGCACACGCCGGGGGAACTGGCCGTCCAGCTCATGCACGATCCGGACACCGACGACGCTCAGCTCACGCAGCAACTGGCCGACTGGCTGTATCGCCGCAACATCGACGCGGACCAGGCACTGGAACTGGGGTGGATCGCCGCGGCCGCCGCCTGGACCTGCCACATGCGCGATCTGTCGGGGTTCCCGCCTGCTTCCGTCCGTGCCCGCAGCCTTGCCATGGCAGGCGATCTGGACGAGGACACCGAGGCACTGCTCGTCAGCGCCGGGCAGCGCACCAGCGAACTCCTCGACCGGATGGATGGCCCCTTTCGGCCCCGCGCCGAGCTCGTCGACGACTGGCACACGGCCGAGAACCTGGCCGCCGACATCCCCGCCCTGCGCGAGACAGCCGACTGGCTGCTCGACCAGATCGCCCTGCGCGACGCCGGCGCACAGCAACTACGGGCCGTCCTCGAGCCGGACATCACCGACTACCAGCGCGCCGCCGCCGACGGGGCTGCCCCGCGGCTGGACGAGGCCCGCGCCGCGCACCTGGCGCAGGCCCGCGCCACGGTGCGCGCCTACACCGCCGCCGTCCACTCCGGCCGCGAGCAGCAGGCGCAGCAGATCCTCGACGCCTTCCCCGTCCCGGCCCGCTCGCTCGAATGCAGCGGCCCGGCCACCGCCTGGCGGCGGGAGTCGGCCACCGCCCAGGAGGCGATCGATGCCCTGGCGGCGCAGCGCGCGGCGACCACCGCCGAGGAGGGGGGCGACTACGTTGCCGACCCCGAGCTCCTGCACGCCCGCACCGCCTATCTGGCCGCGCGTGAAGCCCAGCTGCACTGCATGCACGACGCACTCGGGCGCCTCGCCCACCCCCTCGAGCCCCCTCACGGCCTGCCCGACGAACTCGCCCCGGTCGCAGCCGCCCAGATCCAGCGCCGCCTCATCGAGGCCTTCGGCACCACCGACCGCGCCCGCCAGGTCTTGGACGGACAGATCAGCTACCGGCTCCAGCAACCGCCCGGCGCCCACCAGCGAACCACCACCCAGGCCGAAACCGACCTGCTGATACGGGTGCGCGATGCGCTCGAGGAAGTCCCCGGCGCCGGCACCCCCCTGGACGCCGAAGACATCCGAACGCGCGCGGAGCACTTCCGAGCCCGCCTGGAGTACGCGATGGCCCAGCAGCCCACGGCACGCCCTGGCGCCCCGGCCGGTCCCGAGCGTGCGGCATCCACCGCACACGCCCAGGCCCACGCCCAAGCGCTGGCGGCAGACGTCACCACGCCTGGAGTGCAGCGGTGACCTGGATGCTGAGCACGACCTTCGGCATGCTGCTGCGGCTGACCGCCGCTCATCCGGAGGAGGCGGCACCGGCCGTGACGAGGCTCCTGGATCTGGCGACGCTGCCGTCATCCGCCGACTACGTCGGGCAGGGCAAGCAGCAGAACCGGGCAGGGGAAGGCGGGGATCACGCGACGTTCGTGCAGCCGGCGACGGTCAGATCGTCGGCGAGCTCGTTGACCGCCGTATAGGTCACCGGGCCCATGGCGACGATCCGTGCCCGGTCCCCGGCGTGCGCCAGCTGCCACTTGTCGACGACCCAGGCGGGCGGCCGGTCGAAGGTGACGGTCAGGGAGCCGGGAACACGCTCGGGGCGGGCCCCGGCGTGCTCGAGCCGGTGGACGGCATGAACGGCGAGGTCCTGGCAGCGGCCGATCATCGCGGCCACCCCGGCCCGCCCCAGCGACCGCAGCCGCGTCCACAGCAGCAGCGCCGCCAGCCCACCGCCGCCCACACCCGCCACCGGCGGATCGCACACCGCGATCCGGGCACCGGCAGCAGATGCGTGCGCACGGCGCACCAGCGAGATCCCCGCGGGCACCGGCAGCCCCAGCAGGCCGTGACCGGAGAGCGTGATGGAGTGCGCGCCGTGCGCGAGCGACCACGGCGGCACCTCATCGCTGTGCGCGGCCACCAGCCCGCCCTCGGCGGCGTCGACATGGACGTGCACCCGGCCGGACTCCGCTGCCGCGGTGCGCAGCTCGGCCACGTCGTCGACCGCGCCGTGCAGGCGAGTACCGCAGGTCGCTATCACCACCGCGCCCACGCCACGCCGCAGCCTCGTCTGCAGCCGCAAGTCCCCAGGATCCATCGTTCCGTCGGACCGCGAACGTACGCTCACCCGGTTCAGGCCCAGCAGCTCGCATGCCCGCCGCACGCCGGCATGGGCCTGCTCCCCGACATAGACGGGCGCGGCGGGCAGCCGGCGGCGGGCGGTGGCCAGCCCGTGCACGAGCGCCTCGTACGGCGAGGACGTCACATGGCCCTGGACGTCGGCGGCCGAGACACCGGCCACGGCAGCGAAGTACTCCACGACCGCCTCCTCATACGCCCGGGTGGCGACGCCGACCGGGGTGGGGGAGTAGGGGTCCGTGCGGTGGTGGGTGAACGCCGCGAGCAGCGGGGCGAGTTCGCCCGTCACGAGACGCAGATGGTCGGGGAAGCCCAGGAACCGCCGCTCGTCCTGGCACACGGAGCCGATCAGCTCCTGCAGACAAGCGGTGTCAGCCGCCGGCTGCGAAGGCTGGTCCCCGATGGCCAGGCTCCCACCGGCAGGGGCAGGGGCGGAAAGCGGGCTCACGTCGTCGGCTCCATCCCCGATCGCATCGGCCAGCGGGTGCCATCCCATCTACGCCCGCGGCCGGTCCTCGTGGGCCGTCAGGGCGTGAAGAGGGCCACCGGGCGGGAGGAAGCAGTGCACGAGTGCGCCACGCCTCCCACCGGACGGGAGCAGAAGCGCACGCGCCGCTGTTCTCACCACCTGCCGGACCCCTGGGCGTGCCCGGCCTGGCTTTGTCCACGAGATTGCCGGAAGTCGTAGCGGGGGTGCCGGAGACGGCTTCAGAGGACGACTCCCATCCCAGGCACAGGCTCAGTCCGGGACCGCCGGAGAGGGACCGAGCCTTTCGATGACGTCGCGCATCTCCTCCTCGTCGGCCTCGTAGACCGTCTCGCCCATGCGAGGGTCTCGTGCGTGCAGAGTATGGATGAGCGGTCCGTGGGGCGCTCCAAGGTGGACAAGGGAGGCCGATGGGCCGTGGACGGCACGCTCGGTGCCGGGGCGGGCGGTCAAGTCGATACGGCTGACGACGCCGGGCGTGACCCAGACGGTCGCTTGTTCCAGGCGGGCCAGTATC
This genomic interval from Streptomyces sp. NBC_00557 contains the following:
- a CDS encoding pyridoxal-dependent decarboxylase; translation: MCQDERRFLGFPDHLRLVTGELAPLLAAFTHHRTDPYSPTPVGVATRAYEEAVVEYFAAVAGVSAADVQGHVTSSPYEALVHGLATARRRLPAAPVYVGEQAHAGVRRACELLGLNRVSVRSRSDGTMDPGDLRLQTRLRRGVGAVVIATCGTRLHGAVDDVAELRTAAAESGRVHVHVDAAEGGLVAAHSDEVPPWSLAHGAHSITLSGHGLLGLPVPAGISLVRRAHASAAGARIAVCDPPVAGVGGGGLAALLLWTRLRSLGRAGVAAMIGRCQDLAVHAVHRLEHAGARPERVPGSLTVTFDRPPAWVVDKWQLAHAGDRARIVAMGPVTYTAVNELADDLTVAGCTNVA